A DNA window from Verrucomicrobiia bacterium contains the following coding sequences:
- a CDS encoding delta-60 repeat domain-containing protein — protein MINGIGFPDGIAHANNSDERTALNESGQVAFAFSLTDGRRGIAIGSAPDSSDPTPPPVPPSYVEAFNPGAAGGFLSWVGTLALQADGKILVGGSFVTLGGQPRSNIGRLNADGTLDAGFDPGANDTVETLLVQEDGRILVGGGFTRLGGELRSRIGRLHADGRVDTAFNPGASGGGFPGVYALTLGPDGSILVGGDFRRLGGEARTNLARLRADGVVDGTFQTAANSEISALALDENGRVLVGGGFTTLGGQARSRIGRLNADGTLDTGFNPGAGSWVNALAVQADGKIVVGGAFTTLGGQGRSRIGRLHSDGTLDADFNPGAAGEVVCLALQVDGKILLGGGFTRLGDQTRQRIGRLHLDGTVDLTWDGAANAEVSALAIQADGKVLVGGEFRMLDGLPRSLIGRLNNTGPATEHLGYHGTRVTWLRGGHGPEIVFASFDHSIDGSTWTELGRGMRVPGGWELPDAVLPAGSLLRARGATVGGSGSQWFVEAVAGVGEIPVDPPLLEPPVIGVARGADGSALSVSLPTIAGRTYTLESKSRLEDPEWFPLTSLVGDGTVRILEDPEPPGATRFYRLRVD, from the coding sequence ATGATCAACGGGATCGGGTTCCCGGATGGAATCGCCCATGCGAACAACAGCGACGAGCGCACGGCGCTGAATGAATCGGGGCAGGTGGCCTTTGCCTTTTCGCTCACGGATGGCCGCCGCGGGATCGCGATAGGGAGTGCGCCGGACTCGAGCGATCCGACGCCCCCACCCGTCCCCCCGAGTTACGTGGAGGCCTTCAACCCGGGGGCGGCCGGCGGCTTCCTTTCCTGGGTCGGGACCCTGGCATTGCAGGCGGATGGGAAGATCCTGGTGGGGGGCAGCTTCGTCACGTTGGGCGGTCAGCCGCGCAGCAACATCGGGCGATTGAATGCCGATGGGACGCTGGATGCCGGTTTCGATCCCGGGGCGAATGACACCGTCGAGACGCTTCTGGTGCAGGAGGACGGAAGGATTCTGGTGGGGGGCGGGTTCACCCGACTGGGGGGGGAACTGCGGAGCAGAATTGGCCGGTTGCATGCCGACGGGCGGGTGGATACCGCCTTCAATCCGGGCGCGAGCGGAGGAGGTTTTCCCGGGGTCTATGCGCTCACGCTGGGACCGGACGGAAGCATTCTGGTGGGGGGTGATTTTCGGAGACTTGGGGGCGAGGCACGGACCAACCTCGCCCGGCTGAGAGCCGACGGCGTGGTGGACGGCACTTTCCAGACGGCGGCGAATTCCGAGATCTCCGCGCTGGCATTGGATGAGAATGGAAGAGTTCTGGTGGGTGGCGGATTCACGACCCTGGGGGGACAGGCCCGAAGCCGGATCGGGCGCTTGAATGCGGATGGCACCCTGGACACCGGCTTCAATCCGGGGGCGGGCTCCTGGGTGAATGCCCTGGCGGTGCAGGCGGATGGAAAGATCGTGGTGGGGGGCGCCTTTACCACGCTGGGGGGACAGGGCCGGAGCCGGATCGGGCGGTTGCATTCGGATGGCACCCTGGACGCCGACTTCAATCCGGGGGCGGCCGGGGAAGTGGTTTGCCTGGCATTGCAGGTGGACGGAAAAATCCTGCTGGGAGGCGGGTTCACACGGTTGGGCGATCAGACCCGCCAGCGGATTGGGCGCCTGCATCTGGATGGAACGGTGGACCTGACCTGGGATGGGGCGGCGAACGCTGAGGTGAGTGCGCTCGCGATCCAGGCGGATGGAAAGGTACTGGTCGGGGGCGAGTTCAGGATGCTGGACGGTCTGCCGCGAAGTCTGATCGGGCGGTTGAACAATACGGGGCCGGCGACGGAACATCTTGGGTATCACGGAACGCGGGTCACCTGGCTGCGCGGCGGCCACGGTCCGGAGATTGTCTTCGCCTCGTTCGATCATTCCATCGACGGGAGCACGTGGACGGAACTCGGGAGAGGCATGCGGGTTCCGGGGGGATGGGAATTGCCAGATGCGGTGCTGCCCGCCGGCAGCCTGCTGCGGGCGCGCGGAGCGACCGTCGGCGGATCCGGATCCCAATGGTTTGTCGAGGCCGTCGCCGGGGTCGGGGAGATTCCTGTCGATCCCCCGCTTCTCGAGCCTCCCGTCATCGGGGTGGCGCGGGGCGCGGATGGCAGTGCGCTTTCGGTGAGCCTTCCGACGATCGCGGGCAGAACCTACACCCTGGAATCCAAGAGCCGCTTGGAAGATCCGGAATGGTTCCCCCTGACTTCCCTGGTCGGGGACGGGACGGTGCGGATTCTTGAGGATCCGGAGCCGCCCGGGGCAACCCGGTTCTACCGGTTGCGGGTGGACTGA